In Verrucomicrobiota bacterium, the following are encoded in one genomic region:
- a CDS encoding signal peptidase I, protein MIPSLANPDFCRLARSLIAEGLSVRFKASGNSMRPWIQAGDLITLAPAEATRLKRGQVIAFETTAGMLTIHRLVALRAEAAGLVLVTRGDANMANDPAFGPDRVVGRVIEVRLAGYRVPVNSPVCWGLSALRRVVRLGVARK, encoded by the coding sequence GTGATTCCCTCCCTGGCCAACCCTGATTTTTGCCGGCTGGCGCGCAGCCTGATTGCGGAAGGACTGAGCGTGCGATTCAAAGCCAGCGGCAACAGCATGCGGCCATGGATCCAGGCTGGCGATCTGATCACGCTCGCTCCCGCCGAGGCAACCCGATTGAAAAGGGGCCAGGTGATTGCGTTTGAGACCACTGCGGGAATGCTTACCATCCATCGCTTGGTGGCTCTCCGGGCCGAAGCGGCGGGCCTGGTGTTGGTCACCCGTGGCGATGCCAACATGGCCAATGATCCGGCGTTTGGCCCGGACCGGGTGGTCGGGCGCGTGATCGAGGTGCGGCTGGCGGGCTATCGTGTGCCGGTAAACAGCCCGGTGTGCTGGGGGTTGTCGGCTCTCCGTAGAGTGGTGCGGTTAGGCGTTGCAAGAAAATAA